From the Phyllobacterium sp. T1293 genome, the window CACCGATGCGCTGGCCAAGAACTCCGATGTGATCGACAAGTTCAGCCAGAGTGCCGAAGATGTACAATCTGTGGTGCGCGAAGCCCGTGAAATGATGACACGGCTGAATGCGGCATCGGTTCGCGTCGATGGTGTGCTGGCAAAGGTCGACAAGCTGGTCTCCGATGATAAGGGCAGTGTCGTTGCCGAAGCACGTCAGACGCTGGAATCCTATCGCGCGGTTGCCGACAATCTGAACACGAAGCTCGGCCCCATCACCGACAATCTCAACCGTTTCTCCGGTCAGGGTTTGCGTGATGTGCAGGCGCTCGTCACCGAGAGCCGTCAGTCGGTGCAGCGTATTGAGCGGGCGATCAGCGACCTTGAGAAGAATCCGCAGCGGGTGATTTTCGGGGGCGGTGGCAATGTCCCCGAATATGATGGCCGGACACGCCGTTGACTTTGGCAAAACTGCATCGCATGAAGGTTAATGAATCGTGAAGCGTTGCGTGACAGGGAAGAGACCATTGGTGAATTCAAGAACGACAATTGCCGCTCTGCTGATGGCCTTGTCCGTTTCCGCATGCGCGGGAGCCAAGAAGCTTGATACGTTTGATCTTTCCAGCCCGTCCCTGTCAGACAGTGCATCCAAAAAGCATGGCAACCGCCAGATTCTGATCGCGGCTCCGTCCGCGCTCAAGGCGCTTGATGGCGAGAATGTCGTTGTCCGCTCGGGGCCCAATGCGATTTCTTTCCTGAAGGGTGCGCAGTGGTCGGATCGTCTGCCGAATATTGTGCAGACACGGCTGGTACAGGCGTTTGAAAGCTCTGGTCGTTTTGGCGGGGTGGGGCGTCCCGGCGAGGGGCTGGCAATCGATTATCAGGTTATCAGCAATATTCGCACGTTCGATATCGATGCCTCGGGCAAGGAAACCGCCGTTGTCGAGATTGCCATCAAGATTCTCAACGACAAGAACGGCACTGTACGCGCAACGCGTGTGTTCCGCTCAACTTCACCAGTAAGTGGCGGGCAGGGAAATGCGGCCTATATCAAGGCACTCGATAATGCGTTTGACAGCGCCGCAAGCGATATTGTCACCTGGACGCTGTCGGTTATTTAAGGTCTACGCGACCTTTTTGAGCGCGCCGGCTTCCGGGCCGGTGGCAAAGGGTAGTTCTTCATCAGCCCAGCCGGTTATGCCGCCGATCATAATCTTTACCGGACGGCCAAGTCTCGCCAGCTTTAGCGCGGCTTGATCCGCGCCATTGCAATGCGGCCCGGCGCAATAGGCGATAAACAGAGTATCATCAGGCCATTTAGCCATGCGCTCGGCCGATATTTCCCGGTGCGGCAAGTGAATGGCACCCGGTACGTGACGGCGTTCAAAGGCAGCGGGCGTACCCACTACATGCAGAAGCACGAAATCCTGTTCACCTGTTTTCAAAGCGGCGGCGACATCCGCGCAATCGGTTTCCAGCGAAAGAAGCCGGGAAAAATGCTCGATGGCGATCTGTGCAGAGGCGGCTGGCGTTTCCGTGACATAACTCATGGGGGCTCTCCTGTGTTGATGTCAAATCAATAGGACAGGCAACTCGGCACTGGTAGTTGGCAAGATTGCCATATATCGTCAATATCATGTCAAACGCATCGACTGCCGCTCGCCTTGAAAATCCGCTGGTTGTTGCCGTCGCCTATGACGGGCTCTGCACTTTCGAATTTGGCCTTGTCGTGGAAATGTTCGGGCTGCCACGCCCGGAGATGGGCGATGATTGGTACAGGTTTGCCGTCGCCAGCATTGAGGTGGGCGAACTGCGCGCGACCGGTGGTGTGCGCATCATCGCCGATGGCGGGCTCGATCTCTTCGAACAAGCTGGAACCATCATCATGCCAGGCTGGCGCGGCGTCGAGCATTTGGTGCCCGACCGGTTGTCGGAGGCACTGAGGCGGGCGCACGCAAAGGGGGCACGCATTCTGTCCATTTGCTCCGGAGTGTTTGTGCTGGCGGCGGCGGGGCTTTTGTCCGGGCGCAAGGCAACGACGCATTGGCGCTATGCGGACCTTCTGGCTGAACGTTATCCCGATATCGCGGTTGAGCCGAATGTCCTTTATGTCGATGAGGGCAGTGTTCTGACCTCAGCCGGAAGTGCGGCAGGGATTGATCTGTGCCTGCATCTGATCCGGCGCGATTTTGGCACGCAAGCTGCCAACAAGGTCGCCCGCCGTCTTGTGGTGGCACCGCACCGCGAGGGCGGGCAGGCGCAATTTGTCGAACGCGCTGTGCCGCCTGCGCATGAGGGCATTCGTCTGTCGCCGCTGCTGGAACGGATGCGCAATGAACTTACGACAGATTTTTCCATCGCGTCATTGGCCAAGGCGGCGGGTATGAGCCCGCGCACATTCCTGCGCCGGTTCGAGGCGGCGACAGGCACGACCCCGGCCAAATGGTTGTTGTCAGAACGTTTGGCCAAGGCAAGGGCACTGCTTGAACAGTCCCTGCTTTCGGTGGAAATGATTGCCGAAACTACCGGTTTTGGCACTGCCGCCACTCTGAGGCACCACTTTCGCCAGCAACTGGCTACGACACCAACTGCTTATCGGGAGATGTTTGGGCAGCAGATGGCTGATTGAGGGTTGGGTTTGACAAGTGGTTTGTGGGAGGTGGTGAGGTTTCGTGGTTCGACAGGCTCACCATGAGGGAGAGTGAGGATGCAACGATAATCGCAGAGATTATTGCAGATATTGCAGCGCAAAGAGCGCAGAATAAAGCTCCCTGCAACCCACGCCTCTCCCTCATGGTGAGCCTGTCGAACCACAAACCATGTTCATGCAAAGTGAATTTGTTGATGATACCGATCATCCTCAAATGACATCCAAACTCATTTGCACTTATTACGCGTGGTTCGACAGGCTCACCGTGAGGGAGAGGAGTGGGTTGCAGGGAGTCTAGTTCTGCAATCTTTGCGCTGCAATCTCTGCGACTATCGTTGCATCCTCACTCTCCCTCATGCTTGTTATGTCGACCACGAACCATCCCCACCACCTCCCACAAACAAAAAACGCGGCTCGAAGGCCGCGTTTTTCAATTTAGAGCGATCTCAGATCAGCGCAGGCGGTTACTCGCATGAGCCAGCATGGTGTAGACCTTGCCGGTATCCGATGTGAGGTAGTTCTGTGTGACAACGTTGTCGCGATCGTTGCGGGCAACGTCTTCGAGCAGGCGCTCG encodes:
- a CDS encoding rhodanese-like domain-containing protein, giving the protein MSYVTETPAASAQIAIEHFSRLLSLETDCADVAAALKTGEQDFVLLHVVGTPAAFERRHVPGAIHLPHREISAERMAKWPDDTLFIAYCAGPHCNGADQAALKLARLGRPVKIMIGGITGWADEELPFATGPEAGALKKVA
- the ftrA gene encoding transcriptional regulator FtrA, coding for MSNASTAARLENPLVVAVAYDGLCTFEFGLVVEMFGLPRPEMGDDWYRFAVASIEVGELRATGGVRIIADGGLDLFEQAGTIIMPGWRGVEHLVPDRLSEALRRAHAKGARILSICSGVFVLAAAGLLSGRKATTHWRYADLLAERYPDIAVEPNVLYVDEGSVLTSAGSAAGIDLCLHLIRRDFGTQAANKVARRLVVAPHREGGQAQFVERAVPPAHEGIRLSPLLERMRNELTTDFSIASLAKAAGMSPRTFLRRFEAATGTTPAKWLLSERLAKARALLEQSLLSVEMIAETTGFGTAATLRHHFRQQLATTPTAYREMFGQQMAD
- a CDS encoding ABC-type transport auxiliary lipoprotein family protein; this translates as MALSVSACAGAKKLDTFDLSSPSLSDSASKKHGNRQILIAAPSALKALDGENVVVRSGPNAISFLKGAQWSDRLPNIVQTRLVQAFESSGRFGGVGRPGEGLAIDYQVISNIRTFDIDASGKETAVVEIAIKILNDKNGTVRATRVFRSTSPVSGGQGNAAYIKALDNAFDSAASDIVTWTLSVI